The following proteins are co-located in the Chaetodon trifascialis isolate fChaTrf1 chromosome 14, fChaTrf1.hap1, whole genome shotgun sequence genome:
- the esrrb gene encoding steroid hormone receptor ERR2 isoform X4, whose protein sequence is MAADDRHLPSSCGSYIKTEPSSPSSVIDTVSHHSPSGNSDASGGYVSAMNSHSNGLDSPPMFTPSGLGAGTCRKRYDDCSSTIMEDSSIKCEYMLNSLPKRLCLVCGDIASGYHYGVASCEACKAFFKRTIQGNIEYSCPATNECEITKRRRKSCQACRFMKCLKVGMLKEGKKRVRLDRVRGGRQKYKRRLDSENNPYLGLTLPPPTKKPLTKIVSHLLVAEPEKIYAMPDPTMPESDIKALTTLCDLADRELVVIIGWAKHIPGFSSLSLGDQMSLLQSAWMEILILSIVFRSLPYEDELVYAEDYIMDEEHSRLTGLLDLYVSILQLVRKCKKLKVEKEEFVTLKAIALANSDSMHIEDMEAVQKLQDALHEALQDYESSQHQEDPRRAGKLLMTLPLLRQTATKAVQHFYSIKVQGKVPMHKLFLEMLEAKV, encoded by the exons ATGGCCGCTGATGACCGGCACCTACCTTCCAGTTGTGGGTCCTACATCAAGACGGAGCCATCCAGTCCCTCCTCGGTCATCGACACGGTCAGCCACCACAGCCCCAGTGGCAACTCAGACGCCAGTGGTGGCTATGTCAGCGCCATGAACAGCCACTCCAACGGCCTGGACTCTCCACCTATGTTCACCCCCAGCGGGCTCGGTGCCGGCACCTGCCGCAAGCGCTATGACGACTGCTCCAGCACCATCATGGAGGACTCGTCCATAAAGTGCGAATACATGTTGAACTCCCTCCCCAAGAGGCTGTGCCTGGTCTGTGGAGATATAGCCTCGGGGTATCACTATGGGGTGGCCTCTTGTGAGGCGTGCAAAGCCTTTTTTAAAAGGACAATACAAG gtAACATAGAATACAGCTGTCCTGCCACAAATGAGTGTGAGATCACAAAACGGAGACGCAAATCATGTCAGGCTTGTCGCTTCATGAAATGCCTCAAAGTGGGGATGCTCAAAGAAGGTAAGAAGA GGGTGCGTCTGGACCGCGTCCGAGGGGGCAGACAGAAGTACAAGCGGAGGTTGGACTCAGAAAACAACCCGTACCTGGGCTTGACGCTCCCCCCTCCCACCAAAAAGCCTC TCACAAAGATAGTGTCTCACCTGTTGGTGGCGGAGCCAGAGAAGATCTATGCCATGCCTGACCCCACCATGCCGGAGAGCGACATCAAGGCTCTCACCACGCTGTGTGACCTGGCCGACCGCGAGCTGGTGGTCATCATCGGCTGGGCCAAGCACATCCCAG gcttttcctctctctctctgggagACCAGATGAGTTTACTGCAGAGCGCCTGGATGGAGATCCTCATCCTCAGCATTGTGTTCCGCTCGCTGCCGTACGAGGACGAGCTGGTGTACGCCGAGGACTACATCATGGACGAGGAGCACTCGCGGCTGACGGGCCTGCTCGACCTCTACGTCTCCATCCTGCAGCTGGTCCGCAAATGCAAGAAGCTCAAAGTGGAGAAGGAGGAGTTCGTCACCCTCAAGGCCATCGCACTCGCCAACTCAG ACTCCATGCACATAGAGGACATGGAGGCGGTCCAGAAGCTTCAGGACGCTCTCCACGAGGCCCTGCAGGACTACGAGAGCAGCCAGCACCAGGAGGACCCGCGGCGGGCGGGCAAGCTGCTCATGACCCTGCCTCTGCTGCGGCAGACGGCCACCAAGGCTGTGCAGCACTTTTACAGCATCAAGGTGCAGGGAAAGGTGCCCATGCACAAACTCTTCCTGGAGATGCTGGAGGCCAAGGTCTGA
- the esrrb gene encoding steroid hormone receptor ERR2 isoform X3 encodes MDISELCLPDPLSYHNQLLNRMAADDRHLPSSCGSYIKTEPSSPSSVIDTVSHHSPSGNSDASGGYVSAMNSHSNGLDSPPMFTPSGLGAGTCRKRYDDCSSTIMEDSSIKCEYMLNSLPKRLCLVCGDIASGYHYGVASCEACKAFFKRTIQGNIEYSCPATNECEITKRRRKSCQACRFMKCLKVGMLKEGKKRVRLDRVRGGRQKYKRRLDSENNPYLGLTLPPPTKKPLTKIVSHLLVAEPEKIYAMPDPTMPESDIKALTTLCDLADRELVVIIGWAKHIPGFSSLSLGDQMSLLQSAWMEILILSIVFRSLPYEDELVYAEDYIMDEEHSRLTGLLDLYVSILQLVRKCKKLKVEKEEFVTLKAIALANSDSMHIEDMEAVQKLQDALHEALQDYESSQHQEDPRRAGKLLMTLPLLRQTATKAVQHFYSIKVQGKVPMHKLFLEMLEAKV; translated from the exons GCTGCTGAATAGAATGGCCGCTGATGACCGGCACCTACCTTCCAGTTGTGGGTCCTACATCAAGACGGAGCCATCCAGTCCCTCCTCGGTCATCGACACGGTCAGCCACCACAGCCCCAGTGGCAACTCAGACGCCAGTGGTGGCTATGTCAGCGCCATGAACAGCCACTCCAACGGCCTGGACTCTCCACCTATGTTCACCCCCAGCGGGCTCGGTGCCGGCACCTGCCGCAAGCGCTATGACGACTGCTCCAGCACCATCATGGAGGACTCGTCCATAAAGTGCGAATACATGTTGAACTCCCTCCCCAAGAGGCTGTGCCTGGTCTGTGGAGATATAGCCTCGGGGTATCACTATGGGGTGGCCTCTTGTGAGGCGTGCAAAGCCTTTTTTAAAAGGACAATACAAG gtAACATAGAATACAGCTGTCCTGCCACAAATGAGTGTGAGATCACAAAACGGAGACGCAAATCATGTCAGGCTTGTCGCTTCATGAAATGCCTCAAAGTGGGGATGCTCAAAGAAGGTAAGAAGA GGGTGCGTCTGGACCGCGTCCGAGGGGGCAGACAGAAGTACAAGCGGAGGTTGGACTCAGAAAACAACCCGTACCTGGGCTTGACGCTCCCCCCTCCCACCAAAAAGCCTC TCACAAAGATAGTGTCTCACCTGTTGGTGGCGGAGCCAGAGAAGATCTATGCCATGCCTGACCCCACCATGCCGGAGAGCGACATCAAGGCTCTCACCACGCTGTGTGACCTGGCCGACCGCGAGCTGGTGGTCATCATCGGCTGGGCCAAGCACATCCCAG gcttttcctctctctctctgggagACCAGATGAGTTTACTGCAGAGCGCCTGGATGGAGATCCTCATCCTCAGCATTGTGTTCCGCTCGCTGCCGTACGAGGACGAGCTGGTGTACGCCGAGGACTACATCATGGACGAGGAGCACTCGCGGCTGACGGGCCTGCTCGACCTCTACGTCTCCATCCTGCAGCTGGTCCGCAAATGCAAGAAGCTCAAAGTGGAGAAGGAGGAGTTCGTCACCCTCAAGGCCATCGCACTCGCCAACTCAG ACTCCATGCACATAGAGGACATGGAGGCGGTCCAGAAGCTTCAGGACGCTCTCCACGAGGCCCTGCAGGACTACGAGAGCAGCCAGCACCAGGAGGACCCGCGGCGGGCGGGCAAGCTGCTCATGACCCTGCCTCTGCTGCGGCAGACGGCCACCAAGGCTGTGCAGCACTTTTACAGCATCAAGGTGCAGGGAAAGGTGCCCATGCACAAACTCTTCCTGGAGATGCTGGAGGCCAAGGTCTGA
- the esrrb gene encoding steroid hormone receptor ERR2 isoform X2, with protein sequence MDISELCLPDPLSYHNQALLSNSLERFLSPLATLEPSHFWLLNRMAADDRHLPSSCGSYIKTEPSSPSSVIDTVSHHSPSGNSDASGGYVSAMNSHSNGLDSPPMFTPSGLGAGTCRKRYDDCSSTIMEDSSIKCEYMLNSLPKRLCLVCGDIASGYHYGVASCEACKAFFKRTIQGNIEYSCPATNECEITKRRRKSCQACRFMKCLKVGMLKEGVRLDRVRGGRQKYKRRLDSENNPYLGLTLPPPTKKPLTKIVSHLLVAEPEKIYAMPDPTMPESDIKALTTLCDLADRELVVIIGWAKHIPGFSSLSLGDQMSLLQSAWMEILILSIVFRSLPYEDELVYAEDYIMDEEHSRLTGLLDLYVSILQLVRKCKKLKVEKEEFVTLKAIALANSDSMHIEDMEAVQKLQDALHEALQDYESSQHQEDPRRAGKLLMTLPLLRQTATKAVQHFYSIKVQGKVPMHKLFLEMLEAKV encoded by the exons GCTGCTGAATAGAATGGCCGCTGATGACCGGCACCTACCTTCCAGTTGTGGGTCCTACATCAAGACGGAGCCATCCAGTCCCTCCTCGGTCATCGACACGGTCAGCCACCACAGCCCCAGTGGCAACTCAGACGCCAGTGGTGGCTATGTCAGCGCCATGAACAGCCACTCCAACGGCCTGGACTCTCCACCTATGTTCACCCCCAGCGGGCTCGGTGCCGGCACCTGCCGCAAGCGCTATGACGACTGCTCCAGCACCATCATGGAGGACTCGTCCATAAAGTGCGAATACATGTTGAACTCCCTCCCCAAGAGGCTGTGCCTGGTCTGTGGAGATATAGCCTCGGGGTATCACTATGGGGTGGCCTCTTGTGAGGCGTGCAAAGCCTTTTTTAAAAGGACAATACAAG gtAACATAGAATACAGCTGTCCTGCCACAAATGAGTGTGAGATCACAAAACGGAGACGCAAATCATGTCAGGCTTGTCGCTTCATGAAATGCCTCAAAGTGGGGATGCTCAAAGAAG GGGTGCGTCTGGACCGCGTCCGAGGGGGCAGACAGAAGTACAAGCGGAGGTTGGACTCAGAAAACAACCCGTACCTGGGCTTGACGCTCCCCCCTCCCACCAAAAAGCCTC TCACAAAGATAGTGTCTCACCTGTTGGTGGCGGAGCCAGAGAAGATCTATGCCATGCCTGACCCCACCATGCCGGAGAGCGACATCAAGGCTCTCACCACGCTGTGTGACCTGGCCGACCGCGAGCTGGTGGTCATCATCGGCTGGGCCAAGCACATCCCAG gcttttcctctctctctctgggagACCAGATGAGTTTACTGCAGAGCGCCTGGATGGAGATCCTCATCCTCAGCATTGTGTTCCGCTCGCTGCCGTACGAGGACGAGCTGGTGTACGCCGAGGACTACATCATGGACGAGGAGCACTCGCGGCTGACGGGCCTGCTCGACCTCTACGTCTCCATCCTGCAGCTGGTCCGCAAATGCAAGAAGCTCAAAGTGGAGAAGGAGGAGTTCGTCACCCTCAAGGCCATCGCACTCGCCAACTCAG ACTCCATGCACATAGAGGACATGGAGGCGGTCCAGAAGCTTCAGGACGCTCTCCACGAGGCCCTGCAGGACTACGAGAGCAGCCAGCACCAGGAGGACCCGCGGCGGGCGGGCAAGCTGCTCATGACCCTGCCTCTGCTGCGGCAGACGGCCACCAAGGCTGTGCAGCACTTTTACAGCATCAAGGTGCAGGGAAAGGTGCCCATGCACAAACTCTTCCTGGAGATGCTGGAGGCCAAGGTCTGA
- the esrrb gene encoding steroid hormone receptor ERR2 isoform X1, which translates to MDISELCLPDPLSYHNQALLSNSLERFLSPLATLEPSHFWLLNRMAADDRHLPSSCGSYIKTEPSSPSSVIDTVSHHSPSGNSDASGGYVSAMNSHSNGLDSPPMFTPSGLGAGTCRKRYDDCSSTIMEDSSIKCEYMLNSLPKRLCLVCGDIASGYHYGVASCEACKAFFKRTIQGNIEYSCPATNECEITKRRRKSCQACRFMKCLKVGMLKEGKKRVRLDRVRGGRQKYKRRLDSENNPYLGLTLPPPTKKPLTKIVSHLLVAEPEKIYAMPDPTMPESDIKALTTLCDLADRELVVIIGWAKHIPGFSSLSLGDQMSLLQSAWMEILILSIVFRSLPYEDELVYAEDYIMDEEHSRLTGLLDLYVSILQLVRKCKKLKVEKEEFVTLKAIALANSDSMHIEDMEAVQKLQDALHEALQDYESSQHQEDPRRAGKLLMTLPLLRQTATKAVQHFYSIKVQGKVPMHKLFLEMLEAKV; encoded by the exons GCTGCTGAATAGAATGGCCGCTGATGACCGGCACCTACCTTCCAGTTGTGGGTCCTACATCAAGACGGAGCCATCCAGTCCCTCCTCGGTCATCGACACGGTCAGCCACCACAGCCCCAGTGGCAACTCAGACGCCAGTGGTGGCTATGTCAGCGCCATGAACAGCCACTCCAACGGCCTGGACTCTCCACCTATGTTCACCCCCAGCGGGCTCGGTGCCGGCACCTGCCGCAAGCGCTATGACGACTGCTCCAGCACCATCATGGAGGACTCGTCCATAAAGTGCGAATACATGTTGAACTCCCTCCCCAAGAGGCTGTGCCTGGTCTGTGGAGATATAGCCTCGGGGTATCACTATGGGGTGGCCTCTTGTGAGGCGTGCAAAGCCTTTTTTAAAAGGACAATACAAG gtAACATAGAATACAGCTGTCCTGCCACAAATGAGTGTGAGATCACAAAACGGAGACGCAAATCATGTCAGGCTTGTCGCTTCATGAAATGCCTCAAAGTGGGGATGCTCAAAGAAGGTAAGAAGA GGGTGCGTCTGGACCGCGTCCGAGGGGGCAGACAGAAGTACAAGCGGAGGTTGGACTCAGAAAACAACCCGTACCTGGGCTTGACGCTCCCCCCTCCCACCAAAAAGCCTC TCACAAAGATAGTGTCTCACCTGTTGGTGGCGGAGCCAGAGAAGATCTATGCCATGCCTGACCCCACCATGCCGGAGAGCGACATCAAGGCTCTCACCACGCTGTGTGACCTGGCCGACCGCGAGCTGGTGGTCATCATCGGCTGGGCCAAGCACATCCCAG gcttttcctctctctctctgggagACCAGATGAGTTTACTGCAGAGCGCCTGGATGGAGATCCTCATCCTCAGCATTGTGTTCCGCTCGCTGCCGTACGAGGACGAGCTGGTGTACGCCGAGGACTACATCATGGACGAGGAGCACTCGCGGCTGACGGGCCTGCTCGACCTCTACGTCTCCATCCTGCAGCTGGTCCGCAAATGCAAGAAGCTCAAAGTGGAGAAGGAGGAGTTCGTCACCCTCAAGGCCATCGCACTCGCCAACTCAG ACTCCATGCACATAGAGGACATGGAGGCGGTCCAGAAGCTTCAGGACGCTCTCCACGAGGCCCTGCAGGACTACGAGAGCAGCCAGCACCAGGAGGACCCGCGGCGGGCGGGCAAGCTGCTCATGACCCTGCCTCTGCTGCGGCAGACGGCCACCAAGGCTGTGCAGCACTTTTACAGCATCAAGGTGCAGGGAAAGGTGCCCATGCACAAACTCTTCCTGGAGATGCTGGAGGCCAAGGTCTGA